ATAAAAAAAAGATTGGGAGTTCTTCTTCGGAAAGAGTTTCGTAATTTGCTTGTCCTTTTGCAATAATTAATTTTGAATTGTATAACTTATTTAAAAAATCTTCTTTCAACGAATAAGTAACCGTGCCTGCATACTTTGAGCCAGTTTCAATGATATTGTTTATCCCTGATAGTTTGGCGTCTTCTTTAGTTACATCGTTAATGATTGCTTTACTTTTGACCACATATTCTACCGTTTTTCCCATGCTTTCAAGGGATTCTATAAGTATTCTATCAAATACGCTTTCTCCTGCATTGTCTCCTAAAAATAGTACATGGTTTGTATTTAAAACCTCTTGCTTGAAGAATTTATAATCGTCTAAAATAAAATTTCCTTTTAAAAAATCATCTAAATTAATCTCGACTTTATCAAAAGTGCTTCCAAGGTCAATTGCATTTCCAACTATTGCAACTTTTAGACTTTCAAGTAGCGGATCTTCTGCATTGATAACGGAGTTTTTTAAAATAGGGTAAATTTCTAAAGCTTGTTTAATATGCTCCATCTTGATCTTTTTATAAGGATCATCATTATTCGTTAGTTTGTAGACGATTTCATATAGAGGTTGAGCAACTTCTGGGGGTGTTTGATTTAAATTTGCAAAAGATAATGTTTGTAAAGAAGATTTCATAATATCTTCTGTAATACTTTGGTCGTTAGTTGCCACTTTTGTAACACGAAGAATTTGATTTAAAATGCAACTTAAACATTCGGCTTTTGCTTTCATATCTTATTTTACCTATTTTTTGGAAATTTGGCAATTTGAATTCTATATGTATAATTTTTTGAGGTGGGTGATATGAAAACTATAAAGAACATTGTTGCCTTAATTACCCCTTTTAAAGAGGATTTTTCTATTGATTATGATGCTTTTAAAGCACATCTTAATTTTTTGATCAGTCAAAAGCCAGACGGGTTGTTTGTAAATGCTACAACTGGTGAATTTACGAGCTTGAGTTTTAATGAAAAAGTGGATATTGCAAAGTTTGTGTTAGAGCACTCTTCGGGTGTGCCAGTTTATGTAAATGTTCACTCTAACGTAATGTCTGAAGCAATAGAGCTTTCAAAATTTGCAAAATCTTTGGGTTTTTATGCTATAGTTTCTCCTCCGCCGTTTTTCTTAATCCCTTCGCAAAAGGGCTTAATTGAATATTTTCAAACTATCGCAAAGGAATCAAATTTACCTACTTTTATCTATAATATTCCGGCCTTAACAGGTTATTCACTTTCAATTGAAACAGTTAGAGAAATTGCTAAAATACCACTTGTTAAAGGAATAAAGGTTACTTACGACAATATTACCTACTTATTAAACCTTATTAATGAAGTCAAATCTTTAAGAGAGGATTTTGAGATTTTTACTGGAACAGAACAACTTTATGTGCCTTTAATTATTTCTGGTGGAGATGGTGGAGTAATGGCTCTTGCAAACATTGCATTGTTGATTTTTAACGATGTAAAAGTTGCACTTAATAATAACGATCTTTCATCACTTATTTTGCTTCATAGAAAAATTACAAAGCTTAGTGAGATTTATTCACTAACAACTTCTTTTGGGTATGCAATTAAGCTTGCTTTAGGATATATGGGCAAAAACGTTAAACAATTTGTAAGGAGACCTCTTCTTGAAGATATTTTTGATGAGAAAAGATTTACACAAGTTCTTAGAGACGGGGGTTTAATATGACCGAATTTGAAGAAAAAGTCGTGAAGAAGCTAAAAGAAATTAAAGACCCTGA
This portion of the Caldisericaceae bacterium genome encodes:
- a CDS encoding ARMT1-like domain-containing protein, with the translated sequence MKAKAECLSCILNQILRVTKVATNDQSITEDIMKSSLQTLSFANLNQTPPEVAQPLYEIVYKLTNNDDPYKKIKMEHIKQALEIYPILKNSVINAEDPLLESLKVAIVGNAIDLGSTFDKVEINLDDFLKGNFILDDYKFFKQEVLNTNHVLFLGDNAGESVFDRILIESLESMGKTVEYVVKSKAIINDVTKEDAKLSGINNIIETGSKYAGTVTYSLKEDFLNKLYNSKLIIAKGQANYETLSEEELPIFFL
- a CDS encoding dihydrodipicolinate synthase family protein, which encodes MKTIKNIVALITPFKEDFSIDYDAFKAHLNFLISQKPDGLFVNATTGEFTSLSFNEKVDIAKFVLEHSSGVPVYVNVHSNVMSEAIELSKFAKSLGFYAIVSPPPFFLIPSQKGLIEYFQTIAKESNLPTFIYNIPALTGYSLSIETVREIAKIPLVKGIKVTYDNITYLLNLINEVKSLREDFEIFTGTEQLYVPLIISGGDGGVMALANIALLIFNDVKVALNNNDLSSLILLHRKITKLSEIYSLTTSFGYAIKLALGYMGKNVKQFVRRPLLEDIFDEKRFTQVLRDGGLI